The nucleotide window TGCACCCGGGCGCCGAGCAGAGCTACCGCCTGACCCAGACCTTTATCGAGATGGACATGTCGGTGCCCCTGGGCTCGCCCCTGTTCAAGGGCGACTTCGAGCGGCTGCCCGGCGTCACCGGCACCACCCGCCTGGCCTGGCTCTTCGCCCCCTACAACGTGGTCAGCCGCCGCGGTGAAAACTACCGCCTGCAGGACTACTACGGCAGCGATCGCCAGCTGCTGGACTTCTTCGCCATCCAGCCCCTGGCCGGCAGCCTGGAAGAGGCGCTGGACAGGCCCGGCAAGCTGGCCCTGTCCCGCTCCGAGGCCGAGCGCCTGTTCGGCAGCGAGAATCCCATCGGCCAGAGCCTGGGCTGGGGCGAGGATAATCTCGTCATCGCCGCCGTCTTCGAGGATCTGCCCGCCAACAGCCACCTGACCCTGAGCGGCTTCACCGCCCTGGAGACCCTGCGCAGCAAGATGGGCGACGGCCTGGACAACGCCGCGCGCAACTTTGCCTACAACTTCCTCAGGGTGTCGAGCCCGGACCAGCTGCCGGCCCTGGAGCGCCAGATCACCGAGTACATCAACGGCCGCGTCTATAACGGCCAGCAGATCGTCCGCGCCGGCCTGCAGCCGCTGCTGGACATCCATCTGCACTCCGCACTGGTGGCGGAAATGAAGGCCAACGGCAGCATACAGTCGGTGTGGATGGCCCTGGCCCTGGCGGTGTTCATCCTGCTGGTGGCCAGCTTCAACTTCATCAACCTGGCCACGGCCCGCTCCGGCCTGCGCGCCAAGGAGGTGGGGGTGCGCAAGTCCCTGGGCGCCAGCCGCGGCCAGCTGATCGGCCAGTTCCTCACCGAATCGGTGCTGCTGACGGCCCTGGCCACCCTGCTGGCCTGCGTCTGGACCGAGCTGAGCCTGCCGTTGTTCGCCGCCATGATGAACGTGGAGCTGAGCCTGGATTACCTGAGCGAGTTCGGCCTGCTGCTGCCGGCCCTGGTGCTGGTGGTGGGGCTGCTGGCCGGCGCCTACCCGGCCTTCTACCTCAGCGCCTTCAACCCGGCCCGGGTGCTCAGCGGCGATATGAACCGCGGCAAGAGTTCCATCCGCATGCGCAAGACCCTGGTGTGGCTGCAAAGCGCCATCAGCATCGGCCTGCTGATCTGCACCTATGCCCTCTACGCCCAGCTCCAGTACCTGCAGAACCAGCCCCTGGGTTACGACAAGGAACAGCTGATGATGGTGTCCGGCCTGCCTGCCAAGATCTACGGCCAGCAGGACAGCCTGGCGGTGCAACTGGATGGCCTGGACGGCATCCAAGGCTGGACGATGATAGGCCAGAGCCCCACCGATACCATCGACATCAGCAGCGGCGTCACCAGCAACGGCACCGAGCTGGATTTCGTCGGCGAGCTGGGCGCCGGCTTCGACCTGGCCAGGACCTTGGAGCTCAAGCTGCTGGCCGGCCGCGACTTCGAGCGCCGCTTCCAGGGCGACTGGTTCGACGCCAACACCGGACGTGGCGCCGTCATCATCAACCGCGAGGCCGCCCTGCAGTTCGGCTACGCCGATCCGGCCGCCGCCATCGGCCAGCCATGGCTGGCGGGCGACGACTTCCAGGGCCACATCGTCGGCGTGGTGGAGAACATCAAGCGCGGCAACGGCAGCGACCTTGCTAAGCCCATGTTCTATGCCCTGGGCTACAGCCGCTCCACCTCGGCCCAGCTGCTGATCCGCTTCGACAACACCGAGGTGCCGGCCCTGGTGGCCCGGGCGGAAGCCGCCCTCAAGCGGGTGCTGCCGGATCAGGTGTTCGACGTCAGCTTCCTGGATGCCCAGTACCAGGCCCTGTTCGACAACCAGCGTCGCCAGCAGCAGCTGCTGCTGTCCTTCAGTGGCCTGGCCATACTGCTGACCTGCGTGGGCCTCTTTGGCCTGGCCGCCTTCAGCTGCGAGCGCCGCACCCGGGAAATAGCCGTGCGCAAGGTGCTGGGCGCCGAGCGCGGTGGCCTGGTGGCGCTGATCAGCAAAGAATTCCTGGTGCTGGTGCTGGCCGGCAGCCTGCTGGCCTGGCCCCTTTCCTGGTGGGCCCTGGACGCCTGGCTCGGCCACTTCGCCGACCGCATCGCGCTGTCGCCGCTGTGGTTCCCCGCCGCCACCCTGGCCATGCTGGCCCTGGCCTGGCTGACGGTGGCGGCCCTGGCCTTCAAGGCCGCCTCCACCCGCCCGGCCCTGGCGCTGCGTTACGAGTAACCCTGCCGGCCCCTGTGCCGGCATTGTCGGGCATAAAAAAGGCGCTGCCGGGGCAGCGCCTTTTTTGTGTGCCTGGGCTCAGCGGACTTCCTGCTCCAGGGCCAGGTAGTCTTCGCTCTTGTAGCGCTCTATGACCGCATCCAGCCGCTCGTTGCCATCCTTGACCAGCAGCATGTGGGCAATGGCGCTGAGGTTGCACAGCACGTCCTTGCACTCGTACCTGGCCTGGTAGACCTGGCGCGAGGCCATGGCCAGCACCTGGGCATAGAGTCGGCCGGGGTTTTCCACGGCATGGCCCACCAGGTTGCTGAGCACGGCCAGGAAGAGTTCGTTTTCATCCAGCAGGCGTTTCTCGCGCACCGCCGCCTCGAAGGCCGGCTCCTGGCCATCGGGCACAAAGCTCTGCACCCAGTCCAGGTAGTCCTCATCGATGAGGATGGAGTGGGCCAGCTGCATCAGCCGCTGCTGCTGATCGTCATCGCCGCCCGGCGGATGAGCGGCGCAATGATCCACCAGGGCCTTGAGCTCCCTCAGCAACGAGATATGGCCACCGCCAAGCTGGTTGTACTGGGTGGCGATATCGGCAATGTCCTTCTTGAGGGTGTCGATGAAGCCGCTGCCGCCGGGAAGGGCGTCCAGCACCGGGAAGGCGGTGTACTTGAGATCGTGCAGGTGCTCGAAGAAGTCGCCGACCTCCTGGCGTATGCCGTTCAGATCCTCGATGGCCTGCTCGACAAAGCCGGCGTCCTGTTCGATACGCTGAACGAGCAGCTGCTGGCCATCGGGCTCGAAGAAGACATCCACCCGGCTCTCGTAGCGCTGGGCCTTGTCGACGATCTTGAAGATGAAGTCCTTGGACAGCCGCTCCAGGGCCTTGTTGATCTGGCTGGCGGCGACGGTCCGGGAATGCTGGTCTATGCCTTTCTGGCGTTCCTGCCGGACCCGGCGCCGTGACTCCATCACCAGGGCGATAAGGGAAATGATGATGGTGATGCTGGTAGCCAGATCGATGCCTATCTGGATCTTGTCCATGTTCATGGCGTGCTTCCTTGGTCGGTGGGGCTGTCGGCTTGGATAGAAAAAGACCATAAAACCCTATACTTGGGATCATGGTGAGTCAACGCGCTTACCCTTGGGCCTGCGCCTGAAAAAGGGCAAAAGTTCTTGCCGGCGCTGCGCGTAAGGAGCGCCGGCCTTAAGCCCACAAAAAAGCCACCGACAGGTGGCTTTTTGTTATCCCTGGCAGGCCCTGACCGCCTCGGCGATGAGTTCCAGCCCGGTATGTTCGCAGGGCGGCAACTCGGCCTTCGATTCCCGTATCGGGTCGACCCGCTCCCCCCACCTGATATAGCCGGCGCCCCAGGTCAGGCCGGCGCCGAAGGCGGCCGACATAATGTTGGCATGGGGTGTGATGATGCCCTGCTCGACGGCCTCGCAGATGGCGATGGGCACGGTGGCCGCCGAAGTATTGCCGTAATGCTGGATGTTCACCATCACCTTGTCTTGTGGCACCTTGAGGCGCTGCTGGATGGCCTGGATGATGCGCAGGTTGGCCTGGTGGGGGATCAGCACGTCGATGTCGTCCAGGGCCAGGTTGGCCTGGTCGAGCACGTCGTCACAGGCCTCGCTCATGCCCTTGACGGCCCTTTTGAAGATCTCCCGGCCCTCAAACAGGATGTCGGACGGCCCCGCCGGCCGGTACTTGTCCATGTCGGTGCCGTAATTGCGGACGTGGAGGATGTCGCGGTCCTCGGCGTCGCAGCCGGTCCTGGTGGCCAGCAGGCCCCGCGGCCGGTCGCTGGCCTCGATGACCAGGGCGCCGGCACCGTCGCCGAACAGCACGGCGCTGTCACGGCGTGCCCAGTTGACGTAGAAGGTCATGCGCTCGGCGCCGATCACCACCGCCTTGCGGACCATGCCGGCCCGCACCTGGGCGGTGGCATTTTGCAGCGCATAGAGAAAGCCCGAGCAGGCGGCATTGAGGTCGCAGGCGGCGGCGCCCCTGGCGCCGATGTTCTTCTGCACCAGGGAGGCCGTATTGGCCACCAGGGACGAGGGCGAACAGGTCGCCAGCAGCACCAGATCGACCTCGTCGCCGCCGATACCGGCGCAATCCAGGGCCCGCTGCGCGGCCACGGTGGCCAGCTCGGCCGTCGACACATGGCTGACCCGGCGCGCCTTGATGCCGGTCCGGCTGGCGATCCAGTCGTCGCTGGTGTCGATGACCTGGCTGATCTCGTCGTTGCTGAGGGTGGCCGGCGGCAGGCATTTGCCCCAGCCGGTGATTTCTGCGTATGGCATCTGGATCCCTGACCTTGTTCTGCGGTGGCTCAATGGGGTACGGACTGATGCCCTTATACCACTTTGTGCAAAGATGGGTAAAAAGGCTTGGGCCCCGCCGCCACGGGGTTAGGATAGCGTTATGGCAAAGATCCTCATCATCGACGACGACATCACCCTCTGCGACCTGCTGGGGGAATACCTGGAGGGCTTCGAGCTGCAGGTCCAGGCCTGCCACGACGGCGACAGCGGCCTCAAGGCCGCCGTCGGCGGCGACTGCGATCTGGTGCTGCTGGACGTGATGCTGCCCGGCCTGGGCGGTTTCGAGGTGCTCAAGGCGCTGCGCCAGAAGAGCCAGGTGCCGGTGCTGATGCTGACCGCCCGGGGCGACGAGGTGGACCGGGTGCTGGGCCTGGAGCTGGGCGCCGACGACTATGTACCCAAGCCCTTCTCGCACCGGGAGCTGGTGGCGCGCATCCAGGCCATACTGAGGCGGCTGGCGCCCCAGGCCCAGGCCGTATCCGGCCTGGAGGTGGATCCCCACAGCCTGGTGGCCCGCTACCAGGGCCAGCAGCTGGAACTGACCGCCGCCGAATTCCGGGTGCTGGCGGCCCTGTTCGAGCGTCCCGGCGAGGTGGTGTCCAAGGACGACATCTGCAAGGCCGCCTTCGGCCGCCGCCTGCAACCCTTCGACCGCCATATCGACATCCACATCTCCCACATCCGCAAGAAGCTGGCCCGGATCCAGGACAACAACCTGATCCGCACCCAGAGGGGCGTGGGCTACCAGCTGGTCACGGAGGCCGGATGAACTGGCTGAAGGGGTTCACCGGCCGCATCTTCCTGTGGTTCTGGCTGGCCATCAGCCTGCTGCTGGTCACCAACAACCTGGTGCTCAAGCACCTGGAAGAAAAAGACAGGCCCAGGGCCCTGCTGCCGGAAGAGCGGCAACTGGTCACCAAGCTGGAAAACGCCCTGCCCCGCCTGACCAAGATGGACACCGGCGAGCTGCTGCTGAGCCCGGAAGGACGCCAGTTGCGTCTGTACGATCCCCAGAGCCTGAGGCCCATCACCCGTACCCGCTCCTGGTCCTGGCGGCTGTCCGGCCTGGTGGCCGAAGAAGAGATCAAGGCCATGGACTTTCGCCGTGGCCGCTATATCGGCCCCTTTCAGCTGCAGCTCAAGGACGGCGACTACCTGGCCCTGTGGCGACTGCCGCCCAGGCGGCTGTCGTTTTGGGAACGCTTCCTGGCCGCGCCACCCTGGATCAGGGTCTCCGCCAGCCTGGTGGTGGTGCTGTTGATGAGCCTGGTGCTGGCCCACTGGCTGGCCAGGCCCATCCGTGAGCTGGGCCAGGTGGCCAGGCGCCTCGGCAACGGCGACATGAGCGCCAGGGCCAGGGCCGGCAGCGGCGAGGTGGGCCAGTTGGCCAAGGACTTCAACGCCATGGCCGACCAGGTGGCCCTCACGCTGGACAACCAGAAGCGGTTGCTGGCGGACGTCTCCCACGAACTGCGCTCCCCCCTGACCCGGCTCAAGCTGGCGGCGGCCATGATGGAAGACAAGCCGGAGCCCCGCTTTCTTGAGCGCATAGAGAAGGAGTGCGTCACCCTGGAGGAGCTCATCGACAAGGTGCTGACCCTGTCGCGGCTGGAGGCCACCCTCTATGACGAACCCGTCCAGGACAGCGACCTGGCGGCCCTGGCCAGGGCCGCGGCCGCCGACGCCGAGTTCCAGGCCCAAGACGGCCAGCGGCTCGAACTGCGGCTGCCGGAGCTGGCCGGCTATCCCATCAGGCCCAGGTTGATGCAGCGGCTGCTGGACAACCTGCTGGCCAACGCCCTGCGCTACGGCCAGCACATCAGGTTGTCACTGGCGCCAAAGGGCGGCGGCTGGCTGTTGTGCGTGGAAGACGACGGCCCTGGCGTGCCCGAGGCCGAACTGGCGCACCTGTTCGAACCCTTCTACAAGGGCGATCCTGCCCGGGGCCATGGTGGCCAGACCGGCCTGGGCCTGGCCATAGTGCAGGCCGCCGCCAAGGCCCACGGCGGCGCCATCAGCGCCGGCCGTTCCGAGCTGGGTGGCCTGAAGATCTGCCTGCAGCTGTCCTGACGGGCCTCAGCCGTTCTCCGGCACCTTGCGTTCCTCGACGGGGAGCACCGACAGCGGATCCTGGTGGATCAGCACGTCGGCGCCGGGGAACACCGCCATCAGCGACTGCTCTACCTCGTCGGCGATGCGGTGGGCCTCGCGCAGGCTGAGCTCGTCCGGCAGCTCCAGGTGCAGCTGGATGAACTTGGTGGGACCGGCCTGGCGGGTGCGCAGGTCGTGGGCACCGTGAACCCGGGGATGGCGACGCACCACCGCCATGATCTGCGCCTGCTCCTCGTCGGGCAGCTCCCGGTCCAGCAGGGTCTGGCCGGACTCGAAGGCGATGGCGCCGGCACTGACCAGGATGTAGACGGCGATGATCAGCGCCAGGCCGCCGTCGGCCCACCACCAGCCCTGGCTGCCCATCACCAGCGCCAGCAGCACGGCGCCATTGAGCAGCAGATCCGAGCGGTAGTGGAGCGCATCGGCCTTGACCGCCTGGGAGCCGGTCTTTCTGACCACATAGCCCTGGTAGGCCAGCAGCGCCAGGGTCAGTACCAGGGCCAGGACGATCACGGCGATGCCCACCTCGGTCTTGTTGATGGGCTGGGGATTGATGATGCGGTCCACCGAGTGGAACATCAGCAACATGGCCGAGCCGGCGATAAAGGCGGCCTGGCCCAGGCCGGCCAGGGACTCGGCCTTGCCGTGGCCGAATCGGTGTTCCTTGTCGGCCGGCTGCAACGCGTAGCGCACCGCGAACAGGTTCAGCAGCGACGCGGACACGTCCATCAGGGAGTCGGTGAGGGTGGCCAGCATGCTGGCCGAGCCGGTCATGACCCAGGCCAGCAGCTTGGTGATGATAAGGAGGGTGGCGACGAAGGTGGAGGCCAGCGTCGCCCGTTTAACCAGAGGTCCGTAGTGTTCAGTCATGTTTATGGTGGCGGCGGTGCCTGCGCTGGTGGCGCAGCTCCTTCAGCTCTGCCCTTTGCTCCGGCGTCAGGACCTTCATCAGGTCGAAACGCAGTTTCATTT belongs to Gallaecimonas sp. GXIMD4217 and includes:
- a CDS encoding FtsX-like permease family protein; translated protein: MLNNYLRTAVRALAKQKLHLGLNLFGLSVGLAATLLILLWARHETSYDSMHPGAEQSYRLTQTFIEMDMSVPLGSPLFKGDFERLPGVTGTTRLAWLFAPYNVVSRRGENYRLQDYYGSDRQLLDFFAIQPLAGSLEEALDRPGKLALSRSEAERLFGSENPIGQSLGWGEDNLVIAAVFEDLPANSHLTLSGFTALETLRSKMGDGLDNAARNFAYNFLRVSSPDQLPALERQITEYINGRVYNGQQIVRAGLQPLLDIHLHSALVAEMKANGSIQSVWMALALAVFILLVASFNFINLATARSGLRAKEVGVRKSLGASRGQLIGQFLTESVLLTALATLLACVWTELSLPLFAAMMNVELSLDYLSEFGLLLPALVLVVGLLAGAYPAFYLSAFNPARVLSGDMNRGKSSIRMRKTLVWLQSAISIGLLICTYALYAQLQYLQNQPLGYDKEQLMMVSGLPAKIYGQQDSLAVQLDGLDGIQGWTMIGQSPTDTIDISSGVTSNGTELDFVGELGAGFDLARTLELKLLAGRDFERRFQGDWFDANTGRGAVIINREAALQFGYADPAAAIGQPWLAGDDFQGHIVGVVENIKRGNGSDLAKPMFYALGYSRSTSAQLLIRFDNTEVPALVARAEAALKRVLPDQVFDVSFLDAQYQALFDNQRRQQQLLLSFSGLAILLTCVGLFGLAAFSCERRTREIAVRKVLGAERGGLVALISKEFLVLVLAGSLLAWPLSWWALDAWLGHFADRIALSPLWFPAATLAMLALAWLTVAALAFKAASTRPALALRYE
- a CDS encoding ketoacyl-ACP synthase III, producing MPYAEITGWGKCLPPATLSNDEISQVIDTSDDWIASRTGIKARRVSHVSTAELATVAAQRALDCAGIGGDEVDLVLLATCSPSSLVANTASLVQKNIGARGAAACDLNAACSGFLYALQNATAQVRAGMVRKAVVIGAERMTFYVNWARRDSAVLFGDGAGALVIEASDRPRGLLATRTGCDAEDRDILHVRNYGTDMDKYRPAGPSDILFEGREIFKRAVKGMSEACDDVLDQANLALDDIDVLIPHQANLRIIQAIQQRLKVPQDKVMVNIQHYGNTSAATVPIAICEAVEQGIITPHANIMSAAFGAGLTWGAGYIRWGERVDPIRESKAELPPCEHTGLELIAEAVRACQG
- a CDS encoding response regulator transcription factor; this encodes MAKILIIDDDITLCDLLGEYLEGFELQVQACHDGDSGLKAAVGGDCDLVLLDVMLPGLGGFEVLKALRQKSQVPVLMLTARGDEVDRVLGLELGADDYVPKPFSHRELVARIQAILRRLAPQAQAVSGLEVDPHSLVARYQGQQLELTAAEFRVLAALFERPGEVVSKDDICKAAFGRRLQPFDRHIDIHISHIRKKLARIQDNNLIRTQRGVGYQLVTEAG
- a CDS encoding ATP-binding protein, with protein sequence MNWLKGFTGRIFLWFWLAISLLLVTNNLVLKHLEEKDRPRALLPEERQLVTKLENALPRLTKMDTGELLLSPEGRQLRLYDPQSLRPITRTRSWSWRLSGLVAEEEIKAMDFRRGRYIGPFQLQLKDGDYLALWRLPPRRLSFWERFLAAPPWIRVSASLVVVLLMSLVLAHWLARPIRELGQVARRLGNGDMSARARAGSGEVGQLAKDFNAMADQVALTLDNQKRLLADVSHELRSPLTRLKLAAAMMEDKPEPRFLERIEKECVTLEELIDKVLTLSRLEATLYDEPVQDSDLAALARAAAADAEFQAQDGQRLELRLPELAGYPIRPRLMQRLLDNLLANALRYGQHIRLSLAPKGGGWLLCVEDDGPGVPEAELAHLFEPFYKGDPARGHGGQTGLGLAIVQAAAKAHGGAISAGRSELGGLKICLQLS
- a CDS encoding cation diffusion facilitator family transporter, with protein sequence MTEHYGPLVKRATLASTFVATLLIITKLLAWVMTGSASMLATLTDSLMDVSASLLNLFAVRYALQPADKEHRFGHGKAESLAGLGQAAFIAGSAMLLMFHSVDRIINPQPINKTEVGIAVIVLALVLTLALLAYQGYVVRKTGSQAVKADALHYRSDLLLNGAVLLALVMGSQGWWWADGGLALIIAVYILVSAGAIAFESGQTLLDRELPDEEQAQIMAVVRRHPRVHGAHDLRTRQAGPTKFIQLHLELPDELSLREAHRIADEVEQSLMAVFPGADVLIHQDPLSVLPVEERKVPENG